CCTGGCCTCCTTTGCAGGAAGTGTGAAGGATACCTCTGTCCCCACTCCCACTTTGCTTGCGTATTGAAGCTGTGTCCCGTGTATTTGTGCAATTCGAGCAGCGATGGAAAGTCCCAACCCTACACCATGTTGTTGTCTGGAACGGGACTTATCCACCATATAGAAGGCCTCGGTAATACGACAAAGCTCCTCTTCGGGAATGCCTCTTCCATTATCAGCAACAGTTATGATATATCGGTCATCTTTAAACTCACCGGAAAGGCGAATATATGTGCTTTCTGCTTTCACTCCATTGTCGATGAGGTTTAGGATGAGCGTTTTTATCAAATCGTATTCCACATAGATATAGGCAGTCTGGGCTATAAACTCCAGTTTCATCTTTTTCTTCTCCATCAGCGGCCCAAGGGTTTTTTCAATATCCTCCAATAATTCATCCGCCATAAATTGTTCCAATACAAAATCCCCTCTTCCCAAAACAATCAACTCTAAAAGCTTAAAAGATAGAGCTTCAAGATGCATTCCTTCGCTTATGATATAAGCAGTGGCTTCTCTCAACTTTTTTCTAGATAAATCCTTTTGATAAATCATATCGGCGTAGCCTATAATTGAAGTAAGGGGAGTTTTGAGTTCATGGGCAAAGTTGGCAACGAAGTCTTCTTTCTGCTGTGCATTCCGTTCCAGTTCATCAATTTTAGTTTCGATGGTTGACGCCATACGATTAAATCCCACACCCAGCACGCCTATTTCGTCCCTAGTGATGACTGTTACCCGTTCGAAATACTTACCCTCTGCGATGCGAACAGTGGCTTGGGTCAGTTTTTTAATAGGACTCATAAGTATGGCAAACAAGCCTAGCATGACAGCTGTACTTATCAGTATAACGACGCCATAAATGGTTTGATAGGCTTTAATTAAATTCTTGCATTCAAGAAAGATCTCATTAATGTTGCGAGCAGTGCACAACATGACTTTTTGATCCCCTTGGATAAAGGAGCCGACAGTTACAAGGAAGTTATTGCCCTCCTCTGTAAGCAGTAAATTATAGTGCACTTCGTTTTCTGCTATGCCTTTGATGTCTTCAATGGTCCATGGAACAGCAGTGTTAGAACGAATCAGACTTTGTGTATTTCGATCATATACACCTACCAAAGTTCCCTCTGGGGCAAGATCTACAATCTGTTGAGAGAGAGCAGACAATGTCTCTCTGGTTAAGGAATCCTTTTCATACGCACCAAGCATAGCAGATTGAAGGTTGAATTTTAAAAGTTGATATTGTTCCAACGCTCTATCTGTCTCACGCTGCAGAGATGCGTTGAAGCTTGTTGAAATAAGATAATATCCAGCAACACCCAAAGATAGCGTTAAAATGGATAAGGTGCATAAAAACACCTTGGAAAATAGCTTCACCTTACACCTCCAA
This genomic stretch from Irregularibacter muris harbors:
- a CDS encoding sensor histidine kinase, with protein sequence MKLFSKVFLCTLSILTLSLGVAGYYLISTSFNASLQRETDRALEQYQLLKFNLQSAMLGAYEKDSLTRETLSALSQQIVDLAPEGTLVGVYDRNTQSLIRSNTAVPWTIEDIKGIAENEVHYNLLLTEEGNNFLVTVGSFIQGDQKVMLCTARNINEIFLECKNLIKAYQTIYGVVILISTAVMLGLFAILMSPIKKLTQATVRIAEGKYFERVTVITRDEIGVLGVGFNRMASTIETKIDELERNAQQKEDFVANFAHELKTPLTSIIGYADMIYQKDLSRKKLREATAYIISEGMHLEALSFKLLELIVLGRGDFVLEQFMADELLEDIEKTLGPLMEKKKMKLEFIAQTAYIYVEYDLIKTLILNLIDNGVKAESTYIRLSGEFKDDRYIITVADNGRGIPEEELCRITEAFYMVDKSRSRQQHGVGLGLSIAARIAQIHGTQLQYASKVGVGTEVSFTLPAKEARHGEI